The following are encoded in a window of Variovorax paradoxus genomic DNA:
- a CDS encoding ABC transporter ATP-binding protein → MSAQATAQPRPASQGHIRISNLSKSFGSTSSESVLALDSVDCTIEKGSFVSIVGPSGCGKTTLLRMVAGLMQATHGTVSIDGQVVTGTRRDVGVVFQSSILLPWRTVIENVLLPAEILRLDMRASRQRAMDLLRLVKLEGFENKLPRQLSGGMQQRASIARALLHDPKVLLMDEPFGALDALTREKMNLELQRIWMESGKTVILITHSIPEAIFLGDSVFVMTPRPGALKRVIKVDLPRPRGMSAMGASEFVRVSDEIREIFSHSGNFD, encoded by the coding sequence ATGTCTGCTCAGGCCACAGCCCAACCGCGCCCAGCCTCGCAAGGGCACATTCGAATCAGCAACCTCTCGAAGTCATTCGGCTCGACCAGCAGCGAGAGCGTGCTCGCCCTCGATTCGGTCGACTGCACGATCGAGAAGGGAAGCTTCGTGTCGATCGTCGGTCCCAGCGGGTGCGGCAAGACGACATTGCTGCGGATGGTGGCCGGCCTGATGCAGGCGACGCACGGCACCGTGTCGATCGATGGCCAGGTCGTCACTGGAACCCGGCGCGATGTCGGTGTCGTTTTCCAGAGCTCCATCCTCTTGCCTTGGAGGACAGTGATCGAGAACGTCCTCCTTCCGGCGGAGATTCTTCGCCTCGACATGCGAGCCTCCCGTCAACGGGCGATGGACTTGCTGCGGCTGGTCAAGTTGGAGGGGTTCGAGAACAAGCTGCCACGTCAACTGAGCGGCGGCATGCAGCAACGAGCGTCGATCGCCCGCGCCCTCCTTCATGACCCGAAGGTACTGCTCATGGACGAGCCGTTCGGAGCGCTGGACGCGCTGACCAGGGAAAAGATGAATCTTGAGCTGCAGCGCATCTGGATGGAGAGCGGCAAGACAGTCATCCTGATCACCCACTCCATACCGGAAGCCATCTTTCTGGGTGACAGCGTCTTCGTGATGACGCCGCGACCCGGTGCACTGAAGCGTGTCATCAAGGTCGATCTGCCCCGGCCGCGTGGCATGAGCGCGATGGGCGCGTCGGAATTCGTCCGTGTCTCTGACGAAATTCGCGAGATCTTTTCCCACAGCGGCAACTTCGATTGA
- a CDS encoding ABC transporter permease — MNATTTPSGRAVQPHAKHRSRVPSTRLASVALFLALVFTWEFGVRFFEVPKFLLPPLSDVLSAMYNGFAKSPMAKDGFWYHTFVTSWEILIGFSLGSLIGLALAMAIAEVDYLERMLQPYIAALQSLPKVAVAPIIVTWMGFGMSSKVAIVCLITFFPVFVTSLAGFKAIDADRVDLLRSLSATRWQIFVKCKFPSALPYIFAGLDMAAAFSVVGAVVGEFVGAQAGLGVLILQLEGQLDTGGSFAVFILLSVIGIALTGAIRAVRKRVLGWMPADESRNAVSA, encoded by the coding sequence ATGAACGCAACCACCACACCTTCAGGACGGGCCGTGCAACCGCACGCGAAACATCGAAGCCGAGTTCCATCGACTCGCCTTGCTTCGGTGGCCCTGTTTCTTGCGTTGGTCTTCACCTGGGAGTTCGGCGTCCGCTTCTTCGAGGTTCCGAAGTTCCTGTTGCCTCCATTGAGCGACGTTCTCTCCGCGATGTACAACGGGTTCGCCAAGTCACCCATGGCCAAGGATGGCTTCTGGTATCACACCTTCGTGACGTCGTGGGAAATCCTGATCGGCTTCTCGCTCGGAAGCCTGATTGGCCTGGCCCTGGCCATGGCCATCGCCGAGGTGGACTATCTGGAGCGGATGCTGCAGCCCTATATCGCTGCACTCCAGAGCCTTCCAAAGGTCGCAGTGGCTCCGATCATCGTCACCTGGATGGGTTTCGGCATGAGTTCGAAAGTCGCCATCGTTTGCCTGATCACGTTCTTTCCGGTGTTTGTCACCAGTCTGGCGGGGTTCAAGGCCATCGATGCAGATCGTGTCGATCTTCTGAGGTCACTTTCCGCCACGCGCTGGCAGATCTTCGTCAAGTGCAAGTTTCCAAGCGCACTCCCCTACATCTTCGCCGGCCTGGACATGGCCGCAGCCTTCTCCGTCGTTGGCGCCGTCGTGGGCGAATTCGTCGGCGCACAGGCAGGCCTGGGAGTGCTGATCCTTCAACTCGAAGGGCAGCTTGATACGGGGGGAAGTTTCGCCGTCTTCATTCTCCTGTCGGTCATCGGAATTGCCCTCACGGGAGCGATTCGGGCTGTTCGCAAAAGGGTCCTCGGCTGGATGCCGGCCGACGAATCTCGCAACGCGGTCAGCGCGTAA
- a CDS encoding ABC transporter substrate-binding protein yields MIDRRFFNLALGGLLSVPFAHAQSRRIVKVANPNSTVDVSQAFVTCGRDPRLKFYESEGLDIEYVNMSSQTQAMLSIATGQADTGALVPALFLPAIAKEPGLGLLAIYNWLPRNANVVVVDPDSPVRAISDLAGKRIGIRNQGDGGIAQLQLMLTELGVSTQNIDFIAVGDGGLAGSALKQKKVDALVTYDTAAGRIEAVGFPLRYLPLPPQYEKLPAGWFGFRKKDLKDDRKTVVGFCRGMAKSSLFATTNLAAALDLHWSLYPESKPKSTSPEAVRKEMKTILAQRRINWVRRPDDPDPRMGASSAGQWRGTIASVAKSSGNPLLPQQIGDPANIFTNELIDEINDFDKAAVVRQAKSFKA; encoded by the coding sequence ATGATTGACAGGCGCTTCTTCAACCTTGCGCTGGGTGGCCTTCTTTCAGTACCTTTCGCTCACGCCCAGAGCCGCCGCATCGTCAAGGTGGCGAACCCAAACTCGACGGTCGACGTCTCGCAGGCATTCGTCACCTGCGGTCGGGATCCTCGGCTCAAGTTCTACGAGTCCGAAGGGTTGGACATCGAGTACGTGAACATGAGCAGTCAGACGCAGGCAATGCTGTCCATCGCGACCGGCCAAGCCGATACCGGGGCCCTGGTTCCAGCGTTGTTCCTTCCCGCGATTGCGAAGGAGCCGGGACTTGGCCTGCTTGCCATCTACAACTGGCTCCCGCGCAACGCGAACGTCGTTGTGGTCGACCCCGACAGCCCCGTGCGCGCCATCAGCGACCTCGCCGGCAAAAGAATCGGCATCCGCAACCAAGGAGACGGCGGCATTGCTCAACTGCAACTGATGTTGACGGAGCTTGGCGTGTCCACGCAGAACATCGACTTCATTGCCGTGGGTGACGGCGGGCTGGCCGGATCAGCGCTCAAGCAGAAAAAGGTCGATGCCCTGGTGACCTACGACACTGCCGCCGGTCGGATCGAGGCCGTCGGATTTCCACTGCGTTACTTACCGCTGCCGCCGCAGTATGAGAAGTTGCCAGCAGGCTGGTTCGGATTCCGCAAGAAGGACCTGAAGGACGACCGAAAGACCGTGGTGGGCTTTTGCCGCGGGATGGCCAAGTCGTCTCTGTTCGCCACCACCAACCTGGCAGCCGCACTCGATCTCCATTGGTCGCTTTACCCTGAGTCCAAGCCGAAGTCGACGTCCCCGGAGGCAGTGCGCAAGGAGATGAAGACCATCCTGGCCCAACGGCGCATCAACTGGGTTCGCAGGCCTGACGACCCGGACCCGCGGATGGGTGCCTCCAGCGCCGGCCAATGGAGGGGAACGATCGCAAGCGTCGCCAAGAGCAGTGGCAATCCGCTGCTGCCGCAGCAGATCGGCGATCCCGCAAACATCTTCACCAACGAGTTGATCGACGAAATCAACGACTTCGACAAGGCGGCGGTCGTGCGCCAGGCCAAGTCGTTCAAGGCATGA
- a CDS encoding aldehyde dehydrogenase family protein, with protein MTTSTLSAPDRSEPSAVDRGLGLLIGGELSPGDRRMDVVNPATGKVGATCPRASAAQFEAAIAAAKAAFPAWSASPIGQRRALLHEIADVIEANSTELANLLMLEQGKPLADALFEIGGTAAFFRHTADATFEPRTLEDSERRRAQLHRRPLGVVAVIVPWNFPMLIMAFKVPPALLTGNTVVIKPAATTPLTTLRFANLVADVVPAGVINVVTDANDLGDILASHPDVAKVSFTGSTATGLKVMANAARSLKRVTLELGGNDPGIVLDDADPEAIAQAIYRGAFFNSGQACIALKRLYVPDAMYDRMCQALVKIAASTVIGSGVEASTVSPLQNRTQYERVKDLLAEARAQGRIIGGGDVPEGGGFFIQPTIVDANRDDSLRVVSEEQFGPILPVLRYTDIEDAIERANSGSYGLGASVWSPDIARAEKVAMQLDAGTVWINQHIDLAPHIPQAGAKKSGFGVELGEEGLLEFTQLQVININKQ; from the coding sequence ATGACGACTTCTACACTCAGCGCACCCGACCGCTCAGAGCCGTCGGCGGTGGATCGCGGCCTCGGCCTGCTCATCGGCGGGGAGCTTTCCCCAGGCGATCGCCGCATGGATGTGGTGAATCCGGCAACCGGCAAGGTGGGTGCGACGTGTCCGCGCGCATCTGCTGCGCAGTTCGAAGCGGCCATCGCTGCTGCGAAGGCGGCGTTTCCCGCATGGAGCGCGTCACCCATCGGCCAACGTCGGGCCCTGCTTCACGAGATTGCCGATGTCATTGAAGCCAACAGCACCGAGCTGGCCAACTTGCTGATGCTCGAGCAAGGCAAGCCCCTGGCAGATGCGCTCTTTGAAATCGGCGGGACGGCGGCGTTCTTCCGGCACACCGCAGACGCGACGTTCGAGCCTCGCACGCTGGAAGACAGTGAGCGACGTCGCGCGCAGCTGCATCGCAGGCCACTGGGCGTTGTTGCAGTCATTGTTCCCTGGAACTTTCCCATGCTGATCATGGCCTTCAAGGTTCCGCCCGCCCTCCTGACGGGCAATACGGTCGTCATCAAGCCCGCTGCGACGACGCCGTTGACCACGCTGCGCTTTGCGAACCTGGTCGCCGATGTCGTACCGGCAGGTGTGATCAATGTCGTCACCGACGCGAATGATCTCGGCGACATCCTTGCATCGCATCCTGATGTCGCGAAGGTTTCATTCACGGGCTCGACCGCCACGGGCCTCAAGGTGATGGCCAATGCCGCGAGGTCTCTGAAGCGCGTCACGTTGGAATTGGGCGGAAACGACCCGGGTATCGTTCTTGACGATGCAGATCCAGAAGCGATCGCGCAAGCCATCTATCGCGGCGCATTCTTCAACAGCGGTCAAGCCTGCATCGCGCTCAAGAGGCTGTACGTTCCCGATGCCATGTACGACCGCATGTGCCAGGCGCTCGTGAAAATTGCTGCAAGCACGGTAATAGGAAGCGGTGTCGAAGCAAGCACCGTCAGCCCGCTGCAGAACAGGACACAGTACGAGCGCGTGAAAGATCTCCTGGCTGAGGCGCGGGCCCAGGGCCGAATCATCGGGGGTGGCGACGTACCTGAAGGCGGGGGCTTTTTCATTCAGCCGACGATTGTTGATGCCAACCGTGACGACAGCCTTCGCGTGGTCAGCGAAGAGCAATTTGGCCCCATTCTTCCTGTGCTTCGCTACACAGACATCGAAGATGCCATCGAACGGGCGAATTCTGGAAGCTATGGTCTGGGCGCTTCGGTGTGGTCTCCCGACATCGCGCGGGCAGAGAAGGTGGCCATGCAGCTCGACGCGGGGACGGTCTGGATCAATCAGCACATCGATCTTGCGCCCCATATTCCACAGGCCGGGGCAAAGAAGTCCGGGTTTGGCGTGGAGCTTGGCGAGGAAGGTCTGCTTGAGTTCACGCAGCTCCAGGTCATCAACATCAACAAGCAGTGA
- a CDS encoding RidA family protein, with amino-acid sequence MSNGIRAVNPSKLPKLSTVMSHAVVVERAGLVYTSGQLAWDENGDLVEGNLSEQFRRAYENIDIVLEEAGTSRANVINETIYLAGYSPENVGELIGAITAARLPGATPPASVAVGVQTLFAPGFLVEIQVVATV; translated from the coding sequence ATGAGCAATGGAATTCGAGCCGTCAACCCCTCCAAGCTGCCGAAGCTTTCCACAGTGATGTCACATGCTGTCGTCGTCGAGCGTGCCGGACTTGTCTATACCTCCGGGCAACTGGCTTGGGATGAGAACGGCGACCTGGTGGAAGGAAACCTTAGCGAGCAGTTCAGGCGCGCGTACGAGAACATCGACATCGTTCTCGAAGAAGCGGGAACCTCCCGCGCCAATGTGATCAACGAGACCATCTACCTGGCCGGCTATTCTCCTGAGAATGTTGGCGAACTGATCGGTGCGATCACGGCGGCACGGCTGCCTGGCGCAACGCCACCCGCGAGCGTCGCCGTCGGTGTTCAGACGTTGTTTGCACCCGGTTTCCTGGTCGAAATTCAGGTGGTAGCGACCGTTTAA
- a CDS encoding LysR family transcriptional regulator has product MSDLHQLRVFKEVAARKSFTRAAFALRVSKANVTKSIAHLEEDVGVRLLNRSTRSVTVTDAGATLYERLDPIFKLISELRDELAGFATHPKGRLRLAAPHGLSLGVLGKNIDDFVAQYPDVHVSLHLSNREEDLIVGGIDVALRIGPIEQRELIVRKLQPVPMVLCASPKYWARRGIPSRPEDLAAHDVLTHSLWDCASRLSFVVDGETKYVDVRSRIEADDAAPLIALAVKGLGVTCVPEVLARAHLGSGALVPVLKDAMPKSIWLYATYPHRNHKSAALRALLEFLTEK; this is encoded by the coding sequence ATGAGTGACCTTCATCAACTGCGCGTATTCAAGGAAGTAGCTGCTCGCAAGAGCTTCACCCGCGCAGCTTTCGCGCTGCGAGTGTCGAAGGCCAACGTGACGAAGAGCATCGCTCACCTCGAGGAGGATGTCGGCGTTCGCTTGCTCAACCGTTCGACGCGATCCGTGACGGTCACGGATGCGGGGGCGACGCTCTATGAGCGCCTCGACCCGATATTCAAGCTGATCTCCGAGTTGCGGGACGAACTCGCAGGGTTCGCAACACACCCCAAAGGCAGGCTTCGGCTTGCTGCACCGCATGGGCTCTCGTTGGGCGTTCTCGGCAAGAACATCGACGACTTTGTTGCCCAGTATCCCGATGTTCATGTGAGCCTGCATCTGAGCAATCGCGAGGAAGACCTCATCGTCGGAGGGATCGACGTCGCCTTGCGAATAGGCCCCATCGAGCAGCGTGAGCTCATTGTGCGAAAACTCCAGCCCGTTCCCATGGTTCTGTGCGCCTCACCAAAGTACTGGGCACGCCGTGGAATTCCTTCTCGGCCAGAGGATCTTGCGGCGCATGACGTGCTGACACATTCCCTCTGGGACTGCGCATCCCGACTCTCGTTTGTCGTGGACGGAGAGACGAAGTACGTTGATGTGCGCAGTCGCATCGAAGCGGACGATGCCGCGCCTCTGATCGCTCTCGCAGTCAAGGGACTGGGCGTCACTTGCGTGCCGGAGGTTCTCGCGCGAGCACATCTTGGTTCCGGCGCACTGGTGCCAGTACTGAAAGACGCGATGCCGAAGTCGATATGGTTGTACGCGACCTATCCACACCGCAACCACAAAAGCGCCGCGCTACGCGCCTTGCTCGAATTTCTCACCGAAAAATAG
- a CDS encoding TetR/AcrR family transcriptional regulator C-terminal domain-containing protein — translation MRIQRDQVISSALALLAEDGIEGLTLRKLALALQIQAPSLYWHFPNKQALIDGMADALVETVARDISPTQPWDDQARLIARELRQALLAHRDGARVFAGTYVVTDNVLRTSDALIGAFVRSGASAHRAANASLSLLYFILGFVMEEQALGIDSTMDVAVRKDAFFQLAQSKYPHCWEARHTFFSEDFDSRFSDGIDLFIAGFKSTL, via the coding sequence ATGCGAATTCAACGAGATCAGGTAATCAGTTCAGCGTTGGCCCTCCTTGCGGAAGACGGAATAGAGGGCTTGACTCTGCGAAAGTTGGCGCTGGCGTTGCAGATCCAAGCGCCCTCGCTCTATTGGCATTTCCCCAACAAGCAGGCGCTGATCGACGGGATGGCAGACGCTCTGGTCGAGACGGTTGCGCGCGACATTTCTCCGACGCAGCCGTGGGACGATCAAGCCCGCTTGATAGCGCGCGAGCTCCGTCAGGCTTTGCTGGCTCACAGAGACGGGGCTCGCGTGTTCGCAGGGACCTACGTGGTGACAGACAACGTCTTGCGCACCAGCGATGCCTTGATCGGCGCTTTTGTTCGATCCGGTGCGAGCGCGCATCGTGCAGCCAATGCAAGTCTGAGCTTGCTGTATTTCATCCTTGGTTTCGTCATGGAAGAGCAAGCACTGGGGATCGACAGCACCATGGATGTGGCCGTCCGAAAAGATGCCTTCTTTCAGTTGGCGCAGAGCAAGTATCCGCATTGCTGGGAAGCACGCCACACATTTTTCAGCGAGGACTTCGATAGCCGATTCAGTGACGGCATCGACCTTTTCATCGCAGGGTTCAAGTCCACGCTCTAG